A portion of the candidate division WOR-3 bacterium genome contains these proteins:
- a CDS encoding ATP-binding cassette domain-containing protein: MIRFENLEVTFNNNTIIKNLNFDVAKGDKLLIYGKSGIGKTTIFRLLLGFEKIQKGSIYFLGKPLNEKTVWELRKKIAYVSQDLDIGGGNVFNLIRNIFSYKTNIDVPFDKERLKELLFFFRLKKDILDDDYEKLSGGEKQRIALIIAVLLNRDIFLLDEATSALDNELKKKVIEYFIGNKNWTVLAIAHDRHWLNQPGLKIIKIGD, translated from the coding sequence ATGATTAGATTCGAGAATCTTGAAGTCACTTTCAACAACAATACAATCATCAAGAATCTGAACTTCGACGTTGCAAAAGGCGACAAGCTGCTCATCTACGGTAAATCAGGCATCGGTAAGACGACTATATTCAGACTGCTGCTCGGTTTTGAAAAAATTCAGAAGGGTTCGATATACTTTCTGGGAAAACCGCTTAATGAAAAGACAGTCTGGGAACTCAGAAAAAAGATCGCCTATGTCAGCCAGGACCTGGATATCGGCGGTGGTAATGTCTTCAATCTGATTCGGAATATTTTTTCATATAAAACAAACATCGATGTGCCTTTTGATAAAGAACGGTTGAAAGAACTGCTCTTCTTTTTCAGATTAAAAAAAGATATTCTCGACGACGATTACGAGAAGTTGTCCGGCGGCGAAAAACAGAGGATAGCGCTCATCATCGCGGTCCTCCTCAACCGGGATATCTTCCTCCTTGATGAAGCGACCTCTGCACTGGACAACGAACTTAAAAAAAAGGTTATAGAATACTTCATCGGAAACAAAAACTGGACAGTCCTCGCCATCGCCCATGACCGACACTGGCTCAATCAACCCGGTTTGAAGATTATAAAGATCGGAGATTGA
- a CDS encoding aminotransferase class V-fold PLP-dependent enzyme, translating into MKLNELQKQVVGLDAEVILLDGSKRRYVNFDNAASTPPLLPVQQKVNEFCRWYSNVHRGTGFKSQISSWVFEEGRRMIADFVKADEKSSVIFCKNTTEAINKLASRFCCPAAGEEKPVILTTIMEHHSNELPWRRVGKVVHIALNPDGTINTADFDEKLKKYGGQVQLLAVNGASNVTGYINPIHEFARKVHEVGAQIAVDAAQLAPHRPIDVKPSDSPEHLDYLAFAAHKMYAPFGIGVLVTAKNLFEIRDPEYVGGGTVDVVSLESAYWKDLPEREEAGTPDIVGVIALAEVIKLIEEVGFQEIIAHEAELTAYALKKLNAMPEIIIYGDKNPENAAQRLGVISFNVKGVHHALVAAILSYEGGIGVRNGCFCSQPYVNHLLNISSEEQEENKARILARDRSKVPGTVRISFGMYNTKEEIDYFCDVLNMIIKQQYKGKYVMNKERGEYYPEGFKLDFSTYFQF; encoded by the coding sequence ATGAAACTGAATGAATTACAAAAACAGGTTGTTGGACTGGATGCAGAAGTTATTTTGCTCGACGGTTCAAAAAGAAGATATGTAAACTTTGACAACGCAGCCAGTACGCCGCCGCTGTTGCCCGTGCAGCAGAAGGTTAATGAATTCTGCAGATGGTATTCGAATGTTCATCGAGGCACGGGTTTCAAGTCGCAGATATCCTCGTGGGTGTTCGAAGAGGGCCGCCGAATGATAGCCGACTTTGTCAAGGCGGACGAAAAATCGAGTGTGATTTTCTGCAAAAACACCACCGAGGCGATAAATAAACTCGCCAGCCGGTTCTGCTGTCCGGCGGCAGGTGAAGAAAAGCCGGTCATCCTGACGACAATCATGGAACATCATTCCAATGAGCTGCCCTGGCGCAGGGTCGGAAAGGTCGTCCATATCGCTTTGAATCCCGACGGAACGATCAACACCGCTGATTTTGATGAAAAATTGAAGAAATACGGGGGGCAGGTGCAACTGCTGGCTGTGAACGGCGCATCCAATGTTACGGGATATATCAATCCGATACATGAATTCGCCCGAAAGGTACATGAAGTCGGAGCTCAGATCGCGGTCGACGCCGCTCAACTTGCACCCCATCGGCCCATTGACGTCAAACCGAGTGACAGTCCTGAACATCTCGATTATCTTGCATTTGCAGCGCACAAGATGTACGCTCCTTTCGGCATCGGAGTACTGGTGACCGCAAAGAATCTTTTTGAGATTCGTGATCCTGAATATGTGGGCGGAGGCACTGTTGATGTGGTTAGTCTGGAGAGCGCCTACTGGAAAGATCTGCCGGAACGCGAAGAAGCCGGCACCCCGGATATCGTCGGTGTGATCGCACTTGCTGAAGTGATAAAACTGATTGAAGAAGTCGGTTTTCAGGAGATCATCGCGCACGAGGCTGAACTTACGGCGTATGCACTTAAAAAACTTAATGCAATGCCCGAGATAATTATCTACGGCGATAAAAACCCCGAGAATGCAGCCCAAAGGCTCGGGGTGATTTCATTTAATGTGAAGGGTGTTCATCATGCCCTTGTCGCTGCGATCCTGAGTTATGAAGGCGGTATCGGAGTACGTAACGGATGTTTCTGTTCTCAACCCTATGTGAACCATTTACTCAATATCAGTTCTGAAGAGCAGGAGGAGAACAAGGCGAGAATTCTTGCACGCGACCGTTCAAAGGTACCTGGAACGGTTCGCATCAGCTTCGGTATGTACAACACCAAAGAAGAGATTGATTATTTCTGTGACGTCCTTAATATGATTATCAAACAGCAGTATAAAGGAAAGTATGTGATGAACAAGGAACGGGGTGAGTATTATCCCGAAGGATTCAAACTCGATTTCTCCACTTATTTTCAGTTTTAG
- a CDS encoding TRAP transporter permease, which yields MRRTSKLELAKEILEEETGKLRTDKKSDRIVIAALSIGWALFQLALPRFIILDSITIRAVHLAFAVMLVFLTIPLLKRRGEIKFLNSKKYIPLLDYLLAVVACFTVLYIVLDWTGISMRAGIPGVRDIVMSILLIIIVFEASRRAIGIPLVLIAILFTIYSFVGPYLPSVFALRGVSLEKYLSQVALSTEGIYGIPLDVSANTVFLFVLLGAMLERAGAVHFFNDLAISLLGRFKGGPAKAAVVASGLTGLVSGSSIANVVTTGTFTIPLMKKVGYPAKVAAATEVAASTNGQLMPPIMGAAAFIIAEYLSIPYLDVVKAAAIPAFVSYFALFYLTHLEASKLGMKGLPESDIPDFTTVLKNGFYYLIPLFMLIYELMVLRHTPKLAAFNAIVVLMVIIFIRETTRALKNKKSVIYGIITSIKTIGNGFIAGSRNMLTVALATACAGIVVGIVTMGIGSLIVQIVEIISAGNIFLLLLITAVASLIIGMGLPTTATYIVMASITVPVIMTLSQKAGIGYIPAIAAHLFCFYFGILADDTPPVGLAAYSAAAIAKSDPIPTGIKGFSYDLRTAVIPFMFIFNSELVLFGINNFFQGFLIFAMAVFGAFAFSNAVQGWFLTKNRWYEIPFLLAASTLFFYPAVITRLFGLNYELRYFMYGFAFLIYGAVFFAQKTRLKK from the coding sequence ATGCGCCGAACCAGCAAACTCGAGTTAGCAAAAGAGATTCTCGAAGAAGAAACCGGTAAACTCAGAACCGACAAAAAGAGCGACAGGATCGTAATCGCTGCGCTCTCGATCGGCTGGGCGCTCTTCCAGCTCGCCCTCCCCCGTTTCATCATCCTTGACAGCATCACGATAAGGGCCGTCCACCTTGCCTTCGCCGTAATGCTTGTTTTCCTTACGATCCCTCTCTTAAAAAGAAGGGGTGAAATCAAATTCTTGAATTCAAAAAAATACATCCCGCTGCTGGATTATCTCCTGGCAGTGGTCGCTTGCTTTACCGTCCTCTATATTGTACTGGACTGGACCGGTATATCGATGCGCGCGGGAATACCGGGGGTCCGCGACATTGTAATGAGTATTCTCCTGATAATCATCGTCTTTGAGGCATCACGCCGTGCCATCGGCATACCCCTCGTCCTCATCGCAATCCTCTTTACGATCTACTCTTTTGTCGGTCCTTATCTGCCGTCGGTCTTTGCCCTGCGCGGAGTATCCTTAGAAAAATATCTGAGTCAGGTGGCGCTTTCAACCGAAGGCATCTATGGTATTCCCCTTGATGTCTCGGCGAACACCGTTTTTCTGTTCGTGCTCTTGGGCGCGATGCTCGAGCGTGCCGGTGCAGTCCACTTCTTCAATGACCTCGCAATATCCCTGCTCGGCAGATTCAAAGGCGGTCCGGCGAAAGCCGCTGTGGTGGCGAGCGGTCTTACCGGCCTTGTCTCGGGTTCGAGTATCGCCAACGTCGTCACAACCGGAACATTCACGATTCCCCTTATGAAGAAGGTCGGTTATCCGGCGAAAGTCGCAGCGGCGACCGAAGTGGCTGCGAGCACAAACGGACAACTGATGCCGCCGATAATGGGTGCCGCCGCATTCATCATCGCCGAATACCTGAGTATTCCTTATCTCGATGTAGTCAAGGCGGCTGCAATCCCCGCCTTTGTATCATACTTCGCCCTCTTCTATCTCACCCACCTTGAGGCGTCAAAACTCGGTATGAAAGGACTTCCTGAATCCGATATACCTGATTTCACCACGGTATTGAAGAACGGTTTCTATTATCTGATTCCCCTCTTTATGTTGATTTACGAACTGATGGTTCTGCGCCATACTCCGAAACTCGCCGCATTCAATGCAATCGTCGTTCTGATGGTGATCATCTTTATCCGTGAAACAACCCGGGCGTTGAAGAACAAAAAAAGTGTAATATATGGAATAATCACGTCGATAAAAACAATCGGGAACGGTTTCATCGCCGGCTCACGCAATATGCTCACCGTCGCCCTGGCGACGGCATGCGCCGGGATCGTCGTCGGCATCGTCACAATGGGCATAGGCAGTCTCATCGTGCAGATCGTGGAAATCATCTCCGCCGGTAATATATTCCTGCTCCTTCTGATTACCGCCGTAGCCAGTCTGATCATCGGAATGGGATTACCGACCACCGCCACCTATATCGTGATGGCGTCGATCACGGTCCCCGTCATTATGACCTTGAGCCAGAAAGCCGGGATCGGCTATATCCCGGCGATCGCCGCACATCTGTTCTGTTTCTATTTCGGAATTCTCGCCGACGACACCCCGCCTGTGGGGCTTGCGGCGTACAGCGCGGCGGCGATCGCAAAATCCGACCCCATTCCCACGGGAATAAAAGGATTCAGTTATGATCTGAGAACCGCTGTTATTCCGTTTATGTTCATCTTCAATTCAGAATTGGTGCTCTTCGGAATAAATAACTTTTTCCAGGGATTCTTGATTTTCGCGATGGCGGTCTTCGGCGCCTTCGCCTTTTCCAACGCGGTTCAGGGATGGTTTCTCACCAAAAACCGATGGTATGAAATTCCGTTCTTGCTCGCTGCCTCAACACTCTTTTTCTACCCTGCTGTTATAACCCGGTTATTCGGGTTGAATTACGAACTGCGTTATTTTATGTATGGATTCGCTTTTTTAATCTACGGAGCGGTCTTTTTCGCCCAGAAAACAAGGCTCAAAAAATAA
- a CDS encoding TAXI family TRAP transporter solute-binding subunit translates to MKKIFFLTILFIFTAVSINGCGSEKLTFVTIGTGGVTGLYYPTGGAISRMLNKRVDEFKIKATVESTSGSVFNINAVIKGDMEFGIAQSDRQYQAYNGLAEWSESGPQKELRSIFSIHPEPITLVVSEKSRIKTIADLKGKRINLGNPGSGQLQNSKDIIAAAGLTEKDILAEYVKAVEAPGLLQDERLDGFFYTVGHPNGNIKEATSGRIKVYIVPITGKAIDELLEKYSYYARAVIPHEFYPRALNTDDIETIGVKATFITSSAVDEDLVYAITKVVFENFEEFKSLHPAYKILTKENMLQGLSAPIHKGALKYYKEVGLDRYIAPELIIE, encoded by the coding sequence ATGAAAAAAATATTTTTTTTAACTATACTTTTCATCTTCACCGCCGTTTCGATAAACGGCTGTGGTTCTGAAAAACTCACTTTTGTAACAATCGGCACCGGCGGCGTGACCGGCTTATATTACCCCACAGGAGGCGCGATCAGCAGAATGCTCAACAAAAGAGTTGATGAATTCAAGATCAAAGCAACCGTCGAGTCAACGAGCGGTTCGGTCTTCAACATCAACGCGGTCATAAAAGGCGATATGGAATTCGGAATCGCCCAATCAGACCGGCAGTACCAGGCATACAACGGCCTGGCAGAATGGTCTGAATCAGGTCCCCAGAAAGAACTGCGTTCGATCTTTTCAATCCATCCTGAACCGATCACCCTGGTGGTATCGGAGAAAAGCCGGATAAAGACAATCGCCGATTTAAAAGGAAAACGGATAAATCTTGGAAATCCCGGTTCAGGACAACTCCAGAATTCAAAGGATATCATTGCCGCGGCGGGACTTACGGAAAAAGACATCCTTGCGGAATACGTAAAGGCGGTCGAGGCACCGGGGCTGTTGCAGGATGAACGACTTGACGGTTTTTTCTATACGGTGGGCCATCCCAACGGCAACATAAAAGAAGCGACATCAGGTCGGATCAAGGTCTACATCGTGCCGATCACCGGCAAGGCGATAGACGAACTGCTTGAAAAATATTCATATTACGCCAGGGCGGTGATCCCCCATGAATTCTATCCCCGCGCCCTGAACACCGACGATATCGAAACGATCGGCGTCAAGGCGACCTTCATCACCTCCAGCGCAGTCGATGAGGACCTCGTATATGCAATCACCAAGGTAGTATTTGAAAATTTCGAGGAATTCAAATCGCTCCATCCGGCATATAAAATCCTGACCAAAGAAAATATGCTGCAGGGGCTCTCCGCACCCATTCATAAAGGTGCATTAAAATACTATAAAGAGGTCGGCCTGGACAGATACATCGCACCGGAACTGATTATTGAATAG
- a CDS encoding rRNA pseudouridine synthase has protein sequence MAQERLQKILARAGVCSRRRAEELILAGRVTVNGRVIKKLGTKADAAKDFVKVDGKLIHGAPSKQYYMAYKPMKMLTTLADPKGRPTVADLLAMNRIRVRVFPVGRLDWDAEGLLLFTNDGELANKIMHPRSHLPKTYLVKVKGKPDEQVLRQIRTGVRIAPRTTTLPARVDIERRTRSNTWLVLTLIEGRQNQIKRMFERLHHPVLRIKRSAIGPLKLKGLKPGGLRALSRREIEQLKSSLE, from the coding sequence ATGGCACAGGAGCGTTTGCAGAAGATTCTCGCCCGTGCAGGTGTTTGTTCACGACGCAGGGCTGAAGAATTGATACTTGCAGGTCGGGTTACAGTCAACGGCAGGGTGATTAAGAAACTCGGTACAAAGGCGGATGCGGCGAAGGATTTCGTCAAGGTGGACGGGAAGTTGATCCACGGCGCACCGTCGAAGCAGTATTATATGGCGTATAAACCAATGAAGATGCTGACGACCCTCGCCGACCCGAAGGGGCGTCCCACAGTGGCTGATTTATTGGCGATGAACAGGATTCGGGTGCGTGTTTTTCCGGTGGGACGGCTCGATTGGGACGCCGAAGGTTTACTTCTCTTCACCAATGACGGCGAGCTTGCAAATAAGATTATGCATCCCCGCAGCCATCTGCCCAAGACCTATCTCGTTAAGGTTAAGGGAAAGCCTGATGAGCAGGTTCTTCGACAGATACGCACAGGTGTCAGGATCGCTCCGCGTACTACGACTTTACCTGCTCGGGTTGATATAGAGCGCAGGACAAGATCCAATACCTGGCTGGTGCTTACATTGATTGAAGGGCGTCAGAATCAGATAAAGAGGATGTTTGAGCGGCTGCACCATCCGGTTTTGCGCATCAAACGGTCGGCAATAGGACCGTTGAAGTTGAAAGGGCTGAAACCCGGTGGTCTTCGGGCACTGAGCCGGCGCGAAATCGAACAGCTCAAGAGTTCACTTGAATAG
- a CDS encoding T9SS type A sorting domain-containing protein, translating to MSDSGYYNTGYALAGDPNNNSICWSSGDYYTGSAYVMAVSKTTNSGTSWIRYNLGSTSGATYTVAVDPLNSNVVYAGGYESSAPAVYKTTNNGANWSKLPATGLSGYVYSLAVDPVNTDVLYAGTLNGVYKSTNGGSTWSSTGFSGGRTNALVIDPDDNATIYAGTSSNGVYVSTNSGASWSQMNEGLGTFDIECLDINPGMYLFAGTNGKSMYRWSLLVGTEEVDNDLNGNFGLSATPNPMRQRTVFQYTLSEESRVKLSVYDVQGRLVKNLVDEIQQAGVHQLYWNGRDDRNVRVPAGVYFCKFATDNSISLKKLIILK from the coding sequence ATGAGTGATTCAGGTTATTATAATACCGGCTATGCATTAGCCGGTGATCCTAACAACAATTCAATCTGCTGGAGCAGCGGTGATTACTACACCGGCAGCGCGTATGTAATGGCTGTTTCCAAGACGACGAACAGCGGGACGAGCTGGATAAGGTATAATCTGGGCTCCACTTCGGGTGCGACATATACGGTGGCGGTTGATCCGTTGAACTCGAACGTCGTTTATGCCGGAGGATATGAAAGCAGTGCACCGGCTGTATACAAGACGACGAACAACGGTGCGAACTGGAGTAAGTTGCCGGCGACCGGTTTATCAGGTTATGTTTACAGTCTGGCGGTCGATCCGGTGAATACGGATGTTCTTTACGCCGGGACACTCAACGGTGTTTATAAATCGACGAACGGAGGATCCACCTGGTCAAGCACAGGATTCAGCGGCGGCAGGACCAATGCGCTCGTCATCGACCCGGATGATAATGCTACTATCTACGCCGGTACTTCCAGTAATGGTGTTTATGTAAGTACAAACAGCGGCGCCAGTTGGTCACAGATGAATGAAGGGCTCGGAACATTTGATATCGAATGTCTGGATATTAATCCGGGAATGTATCTCTTTGCAGGAACCAATGGTAAGAGTATGTACCGCTGGTCTTTGTTGGTAGGTACAGAAGAGGTGGACAACGACCTGAATGGAAATTTCGGTCTTTCCGCAACACCCAATCCAATGAGACAGAGAACCGTATTTCAGTATACTCTGTCAGAAGAGAGCAGGGTGAAGTTATCTGTCTATGATGTGCAGGGAAGATTGGTCAAAAATCTCGTCGATGAAATTCAGCAGGCCGGAGTTCATCAACTTTACTGGAACGGACGGGATGACAGGAATGTGCGTGTTCCAGCCGGTGTCTATTTCTGTAAGTTTGCTACCGACAATTCGATTTCCTTGAAAAAACTTATCATCTTAAAATAA
- a CDS encoding phosphoribosylglycinamide formyltransferase encodes MKNIAVLVSGRGTNLQAIIDNIENGTLKASLVCVISDNKDAPALERARKHNIEALYIDPGPKKTWLIPEVEQKYVEALKERKVDLVCLAGFMRILKKPFLEAFAGRILNIHPALLPSFPGLDVQRKALEYGVKFSGCTVHFVDDTVDGGPIITQAVVPVLDDDTPETLAARILKEEHRIYTEAINLVLSGKYKIIGRRVVKSG; translated from the coding sequence ATGAAGAATATCGCTGTTTTAGTCTCCGGCAGAGGGACCAATCTTCAGGCGATCATCGATAATATTGAGAACGGTACATTGAAGGCGTCGCTTGTTTGTGTGATCAGTGATAATAAGGACGCCCCGGCATTGGAACGGGCGAGAAAACATAATATCGAAGCCCTCTATATCGACCCCGGTCCGAAGAAAACGTGGCTCATTCCTGAGGTGGAGCAGAAGTATGTGGAGGCGTTGAAAGAACGGAAGGTTGACCTTGTCTGTCTTGCAGGATTTATGAGAATATTGAAGAAACCGTTTCTTGAGGCGTTCGCCGGCAGGATTTTGAATATCCATCCGGCACTCTTACCCTCTTTCCCCGGACTTGATGTTCAGCGTAAGGCGCTCGAGTACGGTGTGAAATTTTCCGGCTGCACGGTTCACTTTGTGGATGATACTGTGGACGGTGGTCCGATCATAACTCAGGCGGTTGTCCCGGTGCTTGATGATGATACACCGGAAACACTCGCCGCCCGCATTTTGAAAGAAGAACACCGGATTTACACTGAGGCGATAAATCTTGTGCTTTCCGGTAAGTACAAAATCATCGGAAGAAGGGTGGTAAAGAGCGGTTGA
- a CDS encoding VOC family protein: MHGICHIEIPTTDPQKSKEFYSKIFDWKMNQEMGEYITFSTPDNDGGGFTTDSKPVKDGVVLYIKVEDINKKLAEIKGAGGQVVKEKTGISEEYGYYALFTDPCGNIMGLWSKQ, encoded by the coding sequence ATGCACGGTATCTGTCATATTGAAATTCCCACAACCGATCCGCAGAAGTCAAAGGAGTTCTACAGTAAGATTTTTGACTGGAAGATGAACCAGGAAATGGGGGAGTATATAACCTTTTCCACTCCGGACAACGACGGCGGTGGTTTTACGACCGACAGCAAACCGGTTAAAGACGGTGTGGTGCTTTACATCAAGGTCGAGGATATAAACAAGAAGCTTGCAGAGATCAAAGGAGCCGGCGGCCAGGTGGTCAAAGAGAAGACAGGTATTTCCGAGGAGTACGGATATTACGCACTCTTTACCGACCCCTGCGGCAACATCATGGGACTCTGGAGTAAACAATAG
- a CDS encoding T9SS type A sorting domain-containing protein has translation MAVSKTTNSGATWIRYDLATGSGITNAVAIDPTNSNIVYAGGDESSSVAIYKTTNGGNSWSKLPCTGLSGTTVYSLAIDPDNTNIIYAGTSINCYKSTDGGNTWSSTACPGGQTNAVIVNRGSAIYEGVYAGTESNGVYWSTDGGSSWTQINEGLTDLEINCLGVSQSTYLYAGTQNGGIHRWSIQVGADEKQENRISKELFYIMPNPAQGRATITYQLSRERVVTLSIYDIQGRLIKELVRTTQSPGIHKIQWNGENNEGRKQSAGIYFARLTLGNTSYIQKLVLIK, from the coding sequence ATGGCCGTTTCCAAAACCACTAACAGCGGTGCCACCTGGATACGCTATGACCTTGCCACCGGTTCAGGAATCACCAATGCCGTAGCCATCGACCCGACAAATTCAAATATCGTCTATGCCGGCGGTGACGAAAGCAGCAGTGTGGCGATCTATAAAACAACCAACGGCGGTAATTCTTGGTCAAAACTGCCCTGTACCGGTCTGTCCGGCACAACCGTCTACTCTCTGGCGATCGACCCTGACAACACCAATATCATCTATGCCGGAACGAGCATCAATTGCTACAAATCAACCGACGGAGGCAACACCTGGTCAAGCACCGCCTGTCCCGGCGGACAGACGAATGCGGTCATTGTGAACAGAGGTTCAGCGATATATGAAGGTGTCTATGCCGGGACTGAAAGCAACGGCGTGTACTGGAGTACTGACGGCGGTTCATCATGGACCCAGATAAACGAAGGCCTTACTGACCTCGAGATCAATTGTCTCGGTGTCAGTCAGTCCACCTATCTCTATGCCGGAACACAGAACGGCGGAATCCATCGCTGGTCGATTCAGGTGGGTGCCGACGAAAAACAGGAAAACAGAATATCAAAAGAACTCTTCTATATAATGCCCAACCCTGCACAGGGCCGCGCTACGATAACCTATCAACTCTCCAGAGAGAGAGTCGTCACATTATCCATCTATGATATTCAGGGCAGACTTATCAAGGAACTTGTCAGAACGACCCAATCCCCTGGTATCCACAAGATCCAGTGGAATGGAGAAAACAACGAAGGACGAAAACAGAGTGCCGGAATCTACTTTGCCCGTCTCACACTCGGCAATACATCTTATATCCAGAAATTAGTTCTTATAAAGTAG
- a CDS encoding T9SS type A sorting domain-containing protein, whose product MLYCRWHYYNCTMRENLLPGYYQERIDTKDLPSGIYFVVLRQDNDKVSKKFLLVK is encoded by the coding sequence ATGCTTTATTGCCGTTGGCATTATTACAACTGCACTATGCGAGAAAATCTACTTCCTGGTTATTATCAAGAAAGAATAGATACAAAGGATCTTCCCAGTGGTATCTATTTTGTTGTACTTAGACAGGATAATGACAAGGTTAGTAAGAAATTTTTGCTTGTGAAATAA
- a CDS encoding low-specificity L-threonine aldolase, translating into MKIIDLRSDTVTLPTDDMRQAMFNAVLGDDVFHEDPTVNKLEELSAELMGKEAALLVASGTMANLVAVLTHCARGEEVILGNEAHIFRNEAGGMAALGGIHPHIIPNQPDGTLRLEDIEGAIRGKNEHWPRTRLICLENTHNSCYGAPLTPEYTNSVAELARRHKLRIHLDGARIFNAAVALKKEPTEFTRNVDSVSFCLSKGLAAPIGSMLCGSKEFIAEARRTRKIVGGGMRQAGIIAAPGILAIKKMRERLEEDHINARRLAEGIAKIPGLSIEIDRIKTNIVYFDLIDKRLNPDALVTRLNEKGIKFLRTGAFRFRMVTHYGILPEHIDSALNALKEVMAQNV; encoded by the coding sequence ATGAAGATCATAGATCTGAGAAGTGATACCGTCACCCTGCCGACCGATGATATGCGTCAGGCTATGTTCAATGCGGTGCTGGGTGATGATGTATTTCATGAAGACCCGACAGTAAACAAACTTGAAGAACTGTCTGCCGAACTTATGGGTAAAGAGGCCGCTCTGCTCGTGGCGAGCGGAACAATGGCAAATCTCGTCGCGGTGCTCACCCATTGCGCCCGCGGTGAAGAGGTGATCCTCGGCAATGAAGCCCATATCTTCCGTAATGAAGCAGGAGGAATGGCCGCGCTCGGTGGAATACATCCCCATATAATCCCGAATCAACCCGACGGCACATTAAGATTGGAAGATATTGAAGGTGCAATCCGCGGCAAAAATGAACACTGGCCGCGCACCCGCCTTATCTGCCTGGAGAATACGCATAACTCCTGTTACGGCGCCCCTCTGACACCTGAATATACAAACTCAGTAGCCGAACTCGCACGTCGGCATAAACTCCGCATCCATCTCGATGGAGCGAGAATCTTCAATGCCGCCGTCGCCCTGAAAAAGGAACCCACGGAATTCACCCGCAATGTCGATTCCGTCTCTTTCTGTCTTTCCAAAGGGCTTGCCGCGCCGATAGGCTCAATGCTCTGCGGTTCAAAAGAATTCATTGCTGAAGCACGCCGTACCCGAAAGATTGTGGGCGGAGGTATGCGCCAGGCGGGCATCATCGCCGCACCGGGCATACTCGCCATAAAAAAGATGAGGGAACGTCTTGAAGAAGACCATATAAACGCCCGACGCCTGGCTGAAGGAATCGCAAAGATACCGGGTCTGTCCATTGAGATCGACCGGATAAAGACCAACATCGTCTATTTTGACCTCATCGATAAAAGATTGAACCCCGATGCCCTGGTGACCAGGCTGAATGAAAAGGGCATCAAATTTTTACGCACCGGTGCATTTCGTTTCCGGATGGTCACCCACTACGGGATCCTTCCGGAGCACATCGACAGCGCACTCAACGCCTTAAAAGAAGTAATGGCGCAAAATGTTTGA